ACAGAATGGCTACTCAGCTCAGCTCAGGAAAACGCTAAATTTCAGGAATAACTTTTTGCATCGTAAAGGAAAAATGTCGCCATTATCCCGTCTGCTTGTTCCTGTCATACCAATGAGGGAAGAAATTGTTTTTCCTCAAACCACCAAATCCTTTTTTGTCGGCCGGCCCGGGTCTATGGAAGCCCTGGACAAGGCCATTGCTTCTGATAAACTTATTTTTGTGGTCGCACAGAAAAATACAGGTATCGAAAATCCCGCTGCCAGTGATTTGTTTTCAGTAGGCGTTCTGGTCAAAGTGCTTCAAATCATGCGTCTGCCCAATGGGTCAGTAAAAGCTCTGTTTGAAGCAACCCGGCGTGCCAGGCTGATCAGCGCCGAAATGCGACAGGATTTGTTGATTGCGGAAATAGAACTCATCCAGGACTCTGATTTGGAAACCAGGGAGATATTTGAGTTGGCAGAAAAGGCAAAAGCCGCCTTTTATCAACACGCGCAACACAATGATCTCAAAATCAAGGATGATGTCTATAAACAGATCAAATTGGCATCTCCCTTGATTCTGCCGGATATCATTGCGCCTCACATGGCTGTCAGTCGAACACATAAACAAAGCATTCTGGAACCAACACTGCTTGAAGAGCGACTGGAATTGATCATTCAATTCATGAGTGAAGAACAGGAAATCAAAAAACTGGAAGAACAACTCCGCAAGAAAGTTCAGGAAAATATTCATTCAACCCATAAGGAAGGTTATCTTCAGGATCAGTTGCGGTCGATCCAGAAAGAACTGGGGCAGACAGAGGACAGCAGGTCTGATTCTGATGATTTCCTCAAAAAAATAAAAGAAGCGGGAATGCCGAAAGAGGTGGAAGACGTCGCCATCAAAGAGTTTAAGAAAATCAAAATGATGTCGCCAATGTCATCAGAATCCAATGTGGTACGAAATTATCTGGAGTGGCTGATTGCCATGCCCTGGAAAGCGGAAACGGAAGACAATTTTGATCTGGAAAAAGCGCAGACCATTCTGGATGAAGACCATTATGGTCTGGAAAAAGTCAAGGAACGGATTATTGAATATCTGGCGGTCGCCCAGTTGAAAGGAACCCTGAAAGGGCCGATCATCTGTCTGGTTGGACCTCCGGGAGTGGGGAAAACCTCACTTGCAAAATCTATCGCGCGATCCCTCAACCGTAACTTTGTGAGAATGAGCCTTGGTGGTGTGAGGGATGAAGCCGAGATCCGCGGTCATCGCCGCACGTATATTGGCGCAATGCCCGGAAAAATTATTCAATCCATCCGCAAGGCAAAAAGCCGCAATCCGGTGTTGCTGATGGATGAAGTGGATAAACTGTATCAAAGCGTGGTCACAGACCCTTCGGCCGCACTGCTGGAAGTGCTGGATCCGGAACAAAACAATACGTTCATGGATCATTATCTGGAAGTTGAATATGATTTATCGCATGTGCTGTTTCTCTGCACCGCAAATTCCATTCAAAATATCGCGGCACCGTTATTGGATCGGATGGAGGTGATTCATCTGTCAGGCTATACTGAACTTGAAAAATATCACATTGCCAAAAACTTTCTGGTTCAACGACAGTGTAAGGCTCATGGCATGGAGCCAGAGAAAATGGTGTTTCAGAAAGAAAGTCTGTTCAAAATTATCAGAGACTATACCCGGGAGGCCGGGGTTAGAAGTCTTGAGCGTGAAATTGGTAAAGTATGTCGTAAGACGGTCACACAGTTGGTCAGACAGAATGAAGATAAAAAAACCATAGTGACACCAAAACTGGTCGAAAAACTTTTGGGAACAGCGCATTTCAATCGGGATAAAAAAGGAGAAGCCAATGAAATCGGTGTGGCGATGGGCTTGGGGGTGACGACGCTCGGGGGGGAATTGATGATGGTTGAAGCCGGGTTGATGCCGGGTTCAGGTAAAGTGTCTTTGACGGGCAAATTGGGTGAAGTGATGCAGGAATCGGCTCAGGCGGCCTATTCCTATGTCAAGGCAAATGCGCTCTTTCTCGGGATTGATGCGGATATTTTTGAAAAACTGGATCTGCATATCCATTTGCCTGAAGGCGCAACTCCTAAAGATGGTCCTTCAGCCGGGTTGCCGCTCATGATGTCCATCATCAGTGTCTGTACTAAAATTCCCATTCAGCATGATGTTGCGATGACCGGAGAAATTACACTTCGAGGCCATGTGACAGAGATTGGCGGTTTGAAAGAAAAATTACTGGCAGCCAAACGCGGCGGTTTGAGAATGGTGCTGATTCCCAAGGACAATGCCAAAGATCTGGAAGATGTGCCGCATGAAGTTCTGGAGGGCTTAACAATTCAGCAGGTTGACCGAGTGGATCAGGCAGTTCCATATGTTCTGGAACATCTGCCACCAACATCATTTTCTGTTTCAGGATTGGAGCGTTCCCTGAACAGCGAGAGCCTTCAGGCTATTTCCCATAGCCCGATTCACTGTGGGTGAGAATTATAGGATCTGGTAGTTACCACTGACAATTCATACCAGTTGAAAAGCTGGTCCATGACACGGAGTTTTCATGAAAAAAATGGATACGGATTCACATCTTTATAAAATAAGACATTCGCTGGCTCATGTGTTGGCACAGGCCGTTCTCAGCATTCGTCCAACGGCCAAACTGGGTTTTGGTCCACCAACCAGCACGGGATTTTTTTATGATTTTGATCTCACGGAACCGCTGACGCCGGAGGATTTAAAATCTGTTGAAAAAAAAATGCGTCAGATTATCAAATCCCGTCAAACCTTTGTCAGGGAAGATCTTAACGATAAAGACATGATTCTGAAACTTCAGGAGGCTCAACAGGGTTACAAGATTGAGCATGTTCAGGATCTGGTCAGTAAAGGGGAACACGTTTTGAGTCTGTATCAGAATGGCCCGTTCTGGGATATGTGTGAAGGACCACACGTCGAGTCCACAGAGGAAATTCCGCTCAATTGTTTTCAGTTGGATTCTCTGGCTGGTGCGTATTGGAAAGGCTCAGAGCAGAATCCGATGATGCAGCGAGTTTATGGTCTGGCCTTTGAGAACGAAGAAACCCTCAAGGAATTTGTTGCTCTGCGTAAACTGGCGATGGAACGGGATCATCGAAAACTGAATATCCAGAATCACTACTTCCTGATCAGTGAAGAGGTTGGCAAAGGATTACCGTTATGGCTTCCAAATGGGACAATAATCCGGGATGAACTGGAAAAACTCGCCAAGGAAAAAGAATTCCTGGCTGGTTATCAGCGTGTTGCGACACCTCATATCACTCGTGAAAATCTGTATCACACTTCAGGGCATCTTCCTCATTATGCGGACAGTATGTTTCCGCCCATGGACGTGGATGGTGAAAAAATGTATCTGAAACCAATGAACTGCCCGCACCATCACATGATTTTCAAGGCAATTCCACGCAGTTATCGGGATCTCCCTTTGCGTCTGGCAGAATATGGAACATGCTATCGATATGAACAGTCAGGTGAACTCGCGGGCTTGTTGAGGGTTCGAGGCTTGACCATGAATGACGCTCATATCTATTGCCAGCCTGAAAAGACCAGGGAGGAGTTTATCAAGGTCATTCAGATGCATATCGATTATTATAAAATGTTTGATCTGAAAAATTTCTGGATGCGTCTGTCACTCCCTGAGCAGGGCAGTGATAAATATGTGGATAATCCTGAAAAATGGCAGACAGCCGAAGACCTGGTGGTGGAAGCCATGAAGGAAATTGGTATTCATTATGAAGCGGTTCGTGGTGAAGCCGCGTTTTATGGCCCAAAAATTGATTTTCAGGTCAGCAATGTCGTAGGGCGCGAAGAAACGGCCTCCACCAATCAGTTGGATCTGGTGATGGGCGACCGGTTTAATTTGACCTACAAGGGTGCGGACAATCAGGATCATGTCCCTTACATTATCCATCGCGCTCCGTTGGGAACGCATGAACGTTTTTGCGCGTTTCTGATTGAACACTATGGTGGCGCTTTTCCAACATGGTTGGCACCCGGTCAGGTGTTGATCATCCCGATTGCGGCTCCATTTTTTGACTATGCGCATCAGGTGGCACAAATGCTCAGAACCGCGTTTATCCGGGTTTCTGTGGATGACTCGTCAGATTCATTCAGTAAAAAAATCCGTAACGGCGCAACTTCAAAAACACCCAATGTGCTGATTATCGGTGATCAGGAAATGCAGGATGGAACTGTCAGTTGGCAACGTTATCAGAGCAAGGAAAAGCAAACGCTCCATCCCGATCAGTTTAAAACCCTGATTCTGGAAGAAATCCAGGCACGCAGGGACTGGCGAAGAACAGACAACTAACAAGGATTGGTCATGGCAGTGCAAGCCCAAAAGGTAGAATCTTCACAGGAAATTGATGACTCAGTTCCCGAGGGCTTTGCCAATCAGTTAGCCCGGCAACTGATTATTTTACATGAAAAGGATATGGATCCGGTGATCAGTAGCCGGAATGCCGCCACGTTTATTGTGGATCAGACAAACAAACCCGGGCGCTATAAATACTATCTGGATGCTTGTGAATTACTGCTGGAAGATGAACGTTCTGAAAAATTCGCGGCGTTGACCTGGGCCGCCTTGATCATTCACAGTGATGAA
This is a stretch of genomic DNA from SAR324 cluster bacterium. It encodes these proteins:
- the lon gene encoding endopeptidase La, with the protein product MSPLSRLLVPVIPMREEIVFPQTTKSFFVGRPGSMEALDKAIASDKLIFVVAQKNTGIENPAASDLFSVGVLVKVLQIMRLPNGSVKALFEATRRARLISAEMRQDLLIAEIELIQDSDLETREIFELAEKAKAAFYQHAQHNDLKIKDDVYKQIKLASPLILPDIIAPHMAVSRTHKQSILEPTLLEERLELIIQFMSEEQEIKKLEEQLRKKVQENIHSTHKEGYLQDQLRSIQKELGQTEDSRSDSDDFLKKIKEAGMPKEVEDVAIKEFKKIKMMSPMSSESNVVRNYLEWLIAMPWKAETEDNFDLEKAQTILDEDHYGLEKVKERIIEYLAVAQLKGTLKGPIICLVGPPGVGKTSLAKSIARSLNRNFVRMSLGGVRDEAEIRGHRRTYIGAMPGKIIQSIRKAKSRNPVLLMDEVDKLYQSVVTDPSAALLEVLDPEQNNTFMDHYLEVEYDLSHVLFLCTANSIQNIAAPLLDRMEVIHLSGYTELEKYHIAKNFLVQRQCKAHGMEPEKMVFQKESLFKIIRDYTREAGVRSLEREIGKVCRKTVTQLVRQNEDKKTIVTPKLVEKLLGTAHFNRDKKGEANEIGVAMGLGVTTLGGELMMVEAGLMPGSGKVSLTGKLGEVMQESAQAAYSYVKANALFLGIDADIFEKLDLHIHLPEGATPKDGPSAGLPLMMSIISVCTKIPIQHDVAMTGEITLRGHVTEIGGLKEKLLAAKRGGLRMVLIPKDNAKDLEDVPHEVLEGLTIQQVDRVDQAVPYVLEHLPPTSFSVSGLERSLNSESLQAISHSPIHCG
- a CDS encoding threonine--tRNA ligase, producing MKKMDTDSHLYKIRHSLAHVLAQAVLSIRPTAKLGFGPPTSTGFFYDFDLTEPLTPEDLKSVEKKMRQIIKSRQTFVREDLNDKDMILKLQEAQQGYKIEHVQDLVSKGEHVLSLYQNGPFWDMCEGPHVESTEEIPLNCFQLDSLAGAYWKGSEQNPMMQRVYGLAFENEETLKEFVALRKLAMERDHRKLNIQNHYFLISEEVGKGLPLWLPNGTIIRDELEKLAKEKEFLAGYQRVATPHITRENLYHTSGHLPHYADSMFPPMDVDGEKMYLKPMNCPHHHMIFKAIPRSYRDLPLRLAEYGTCYRYEQSGELAGLLRVRGLTMNDAHIYCQPEKTREEFIKVIQMHIDYYKMFDLKNFWMRLSLPEQGSDKYVDNPEKWQTAEDLVVEAMKEIGIHYEAVRGEAAFYGPKIDFQVSNVVGREETASTNQLDLVMGDRFNLTYKGADNQDHVPYIIHRAPLGTHERFCAFLIEHYGGAFPTWLAPGQVLIIPIAAPFFDYAHQVAQMLRTAFIRVSVDDSSDSFSKKIRNGATSKTPNVLIIGDQEMQDGTVSWQRYQSKEKQTLHPDQFKTLILEEIQARRDWRRTDN